A window of Clostridium taeniosporum genomic DNA:
ATATTACATTAGCTCAATTACAATATCAATATTTATTGGATATGCCAATTTATTTTACTAAAGTTTTATTTTCACTTAATATTGAGTTATAGGCATTTATAGTTCCATAAGCAGTTTTATTCCATGAGAATTTAGAACTTCGTTTTAAACTTTTATTAACCATAGTTAATTTTAAAACACTACTCTCTAATACTCGTTTAATATCATAGGATAGTTGATCAATATTGTAAGGATCTATTAGTAACGCAGATTCATAACATACTTCTGGAAGTGACGTAACATTAGATACTATTACAGGGGTACCACATGCCATACATTCTAATGGAGGGAGTCCAAATCCTTCATAGAATGATGGATAAACTAAAACTTCAGTTGCATTATAAAATATAGGCATATCTTCAAGAGGAATGAAACCAGTAAATATTACATTAGATGAAACTCCTAGTTTTTCGGCACGGTCTTTATAAATTTGATATGATTTACCTTTTTTACCTACAATAATAAGTTTTGTTTTTTCAATTGTACTATAAGGAAGTTTAGAATAAGCATCAATTAATCCTAATATGTTTTTTCTTGGACTAAATCCGCCTACATAAAGAATAAAATCATCATTAATTCCGTATTTTTCGTTAATAATTTTTTTACAATTACATTTACTTAATGGTTTATAAATTTCTTCTGCAGCAAGAGGAGTAACATATATATTTTCTTTAGGAAAATTAAATTCAGATGCTATATCGTTTTTCGAAAATTCGGAGACAGTAATTATACCTTCACAATTATCTAATATACTAGGTAATTCATCATTAAAAATTCTTAGATATCTATCACTTACAGTTTCAGGCATTCTTAATGGAATAATATCATGAAGTGTAATTACTTTTTTACAATTAATATTTTTAGAAATACCAATTCCATTTTGAGGTACATGATAAATTTCCATATCTGAATTATTTAAGATATTAGGAACCTTAATTTCATCCCAAAAATTATCATAATCATCACTAGATTCCACATTTTGTATGGAAAAGTTATTTTTAAAATTATTTAAAGAATCACATTTAGGCATAAAAATTAAATAATCATTGTTATTATCAATATTATTTAAGCTTCTAATTAATTCGTGGGTATATGTTCCAATACCAGTACCTCTATACCATTTTGCAGCTCTACCATCTATTCCTATTCGCATTATCTAGTCCTTTCAAACAATTTATATTAATTTATTATATTAAAAGAATATAAAAAATGTTAATAAAACAAGTAATGTGCACATATAAATTATAAAGGAGGTGAGCAATATGATGAGGGAATTTGAAATAGAAAGACAGTTTGATATTAAGATAGAAATAATAAAAGCTAATAAAGGTGTTTACTATCTTAAAACTAATAATGGAGAAAGATGTTTAAAGAGAATAAATTATGGACCCCAAAAATTATTATTTGTATATGGTGCAAAAGAGCATTTGATAAAGAATGGTTTTAGTACTTTAGATAGATATTATTTAAACACTAATGGTGAACCATATGCATTAGTAAATGAGGATTTATATACGTTGTCAGAATGGTTAGAAGGTAGAGAGTGTGATTTTAGGAATATTGATGAGGTGAAATTAGCTGCAAAGACTCTTGCATATATGCATGAAGCATCTAAAGGATATGACCCACCGGAAAATTCAAAATTAAAGAGTGATTTAGGAAGATGGCCTCATTTGATGGAAAAAAGAACAAAATCTTTTTACAAGATGAAAGACATTATAAGAAAGAAGAATATAAAAAATGATTTTGATATGATATATTTAAAATCAGTAGAATTTTATAGAGAATTAGGTAAACAAGCATTAGAAGTATTAAATGAATCAAACTATTATGAGTTATGTATGATTGCAGAACAAGAAAAGACATTCTGTCATCACGATTTTACTTATCACAATATTATTATAGACAAGAATGAAAAACCTCATGTAATAGATTTTGATTATTGTAAAAGAGAAGTTAGAACATTTGATATAAGTAACTTTATGACAAAGGTTCTAAAAAGAGTAGATTGGAATATGGATTTTGCTAAAGCAATTATTGAATCTTACAATTCAGTATCTAAGCTTAGAGATGATGAATACAAAGTTCTATATGCATATCTACAATTTCCACAAAGGTATTGGAGACTAGCTAATAGATATTATTATAATGAGGTTAATTGGGGTCAAAATACATTTACTAATAAGTTAAGCTCAATAATAGATGAAAAAGACAAATTTTTATCATTCTTAATTGAATTTAAAAAAGAATATAATATTGAGTAATGAATATGATTAGGAAGTGGTCCTATTAATATAATGTTTTTGTATTAATAGGACTTATTTTACTTTTTTAGAAAATTATATCGTTGGAAGATTTATGGATACATTATAAAATACTGTATTTTAAAGATATTATAAGTACTCTTAAAGAATAAAAAATAATAATATGCCACACCATGATTCTAAATATTAGTTGAGAATTGAAAATGGACAGTTTATAGTTAATATTAAAATTATAATATAGAATTTTAAAATATATATTTTAAGAAGGTATTAAGACTTTCAACCCAAACTTTTAATTTTTAATTATCAACTCTAAACTAAAAAAGCGTTGGTTGGTCACTTTGTTATTTGTATATTAAGAAACTTTTAATTTTAATATCATAATATGAAGTATACTAATATATTTAGGAGAAAAAAATGGATATAGGAGATATAGTAGTAAGAAAGTCTTATGATAAAGATGTTACATTTAAAATAATTGATATTAAGAACGAGAATGGTAAAAATGTTTATATTTTAAAAGGAATTAGCATAAGAATTATAGCTGATTCTTTAGAAGAAGATTTAGAAGAAGTTAATGATAAATTTGTGGCTTCAAAGGATAAGATTTTAAATACTAGAGTAAATGATGCAATAAAAAAAGCTCTATCCGTAAGACAAGACTTTAGAAAAAAAACTAGCAGAGCACCGAAAATAAAACATGATAATGAATTAATGTTTGGAAGACCAGGAAAGATACTTCATGTAGATGGAGACAGTGAGTATATGGAAACATGCTTAAAAGTTTACAAGCAATTATCATTAGATGCAATTGGAAAATGTATTTCAGAGAGTAAGCAACCAGAACGTATAGTTGATTTAGTAAAAGAAATAAAGCCAGATATAGTAGTTTTAACAGGTCATGACGGTGTTTTGAAAGATTCAAGAAATTATTTAGATTTAGACAATTATAGAAATTCTAAGTATTATTTAGAATCTATAAGAGCATTAAGAAATTATAATTCTAGCTATGATGAATTAGTTATATTTGCTGGTGCATGTCAAAGTTGTTATGAGTGTATGCTTGATGCAGGGGCTAATTTTGCATCATCCCCTAGTAGAGTTTTAATTCATTGTTTGGATCCAGTTTTTGTTTGCGAAAAAATAGCATATACGAGAATAGATGAAATAGTATCAATAAAAGATGTTATAGAAAATACAATAACAGGAATAAAGGGGGTTGGAGGATTACAAACAAGAGGAAAATATAGAGAAGGATATCCTAAATCGCCATTTATTTAGAAATAATTTATAAGAAATGAATAAAATAAGACTTAATCTTAAATAATAAGACTAAGAGGAGAAAATTTTAAGGTAGAATTCGATATATTTATATTGACAAAACCTATATTTAAGTGATAAAATATAAATTTCACTTGACAAAAACCTCTTTTAAGTGTATAATTTTGAATTAGAAAGAGGGTGTTTAAATGGAAAAAATAAAAACAATTTCCTCAATAAAAAAAGACATAGAAAAGCACGTAGGTGATAAAGTAACCTTAAGAGCTAATGGAGGAAGAAAAAAGATTCTAGTTAATGATGGAGTAATTGACAGTGTATATGATAGCATATTTGTAATAAAATTAAAAACTGACACCCCAAGAACCGTGACATATAGTTACTCTGATGTATTAACAAAGACTGTACAATTGGTATTTCCGCAATCAATATAAACTTCGATTAAATCGAAGTTTTTTTTGATTCTAAAATTACAGAATCTATAAAAAGTGAAATTATATATAAAAATAAAATTTACATATAATTGCATGTGAAATTAATAAAAATATTTCTTAATATAAAAAAAGAAAGATGGTGGGTTTCCATCTTTCAACTATGGTATAAAAGGGTATTGAGAATTTATGAGAGGTTATATGGTCAATAACCACTTACAATATTACGACAAAATATAATATATGTCAACATATTTATCGATAAAAAACATAAAAAAATTTTTTACGACAAATAAATTAATTAATCTGAAATTAATTGGAAAATATAATTTGATAAAAAATAAAACATTTATTCATAAAACCTACAGAATAATTATATAAATAGTAATAGAAATTCTATAGGAGGGATATGTTATGTCACAAATAGATGCAATAAAAGAAAGTATAGGCTTTGAGCAATTAATAAAAGAAAGTAATACAGATTGTGTTCTAAAAGAAGAATATTTAATTCCAGATACTCATCCAGATGTTGAAAAAATATTAACAGTTGAAGCTAGACCAGTAATAATTAGTAAGGAATTTGTTGGTGATAAAATTGTTGTAGAAGGAAAAGTTGAATATACAGTATTATATTTAGCTAGAGAAGAAGGGATGGTTGTAAATTCTGTTAATTATATGGAAAAATTCAGTAGCAATATTGATTTGAACCAAGAAGAACATAGAATAGTTTGTGAAATAGAATGTAAAGTGGAACATATTGAAGCTGCTATAATGAATGAAAGAAAAATATCTATTCAGGGTGCATTTGAATTATATTGGGAGATGTATAAAAGTAGCGAAGTTGAATTTGTTAAGGATATAGAAGGAACAGATGATATAGAAGTTTTGAAAAAAACTGAAAAAATTAACAGAATTAGTGCAAACGAAGAAATTGAGTTAGTTGGAAAATCTAATATTAGAGTCGGAATGGACAAACCTCAAATAAGTAAAATTTTAAATTGTTCTTTATGGCTTCACAAGAAAGAGATAAAAATATTAGAAGATAAGATTTATTTAAGCTGTTATTGTAAATTAAATATACTGTACAAAGGTGATGAATCTAAAGAAATAATATGTATTGAAGATGATGTCTATTTATCAAAAGAAGAAGAAGTAAAAGGTGTTAATCCAGATATGATGTATTCTGTATCTTATAATATTCAAAATAATGATTTAATGTTAGAAGAAGATGATCTGGGAGAAGTTAGAATAATAAATAATGAATTTATAGTAAAAGCAAATGTGAAAGTATTTTCAAGAGAAAATGTAGACGTAATAAAAGACGCATATTGTCCTAATTTTCCAATAGAATTAAAAAAAGAAGAATATGAGTTAGGAGCTATTCAAGGAACTGGTAATACAGAAATAGTTATCAAAGATAATATACCACTAAATGAAAATAATTTAATACCAGAAGAAATAATATCTTGTACTGGAACATTATTAATATCTGATAAACAGGTTGAAAATGATAAAATTATTATAGAAGGTGTATTAAAAGTAGATGTATTGTATAAGACAAATGATTCTGATAAGTACTTAGCAAATGTAAAATCAGATATTCCATTTAATACAATAATGGATATGCAAGGTGCTGAAAATGGTATGAAGGCAATAATAAAATGTAATATTGAAAATTTAGAAGCAACAATAGAGGCTAATACTATAGCAATAAAATGTTCTGCAATATTATGTGCTAAAGTATGTTATGAAGTTAAAAAACAGTTTATATGTGATGTTGCAGAACAAGAAGGTGAAATGCCGGAGAAGAAATCTAGTGTAACTATATATGTTGTAGGGGAAGAGGATACATTATGGGATCTTGCTAAAAAGTACAATACTACAGTAAATGATTTAATAAAAATAAATAATATAGAAGATCAAGATGATATAGAATGTGGTAGAAAATTAATAATACCTGGAAGAGCCATATTTTAAAAAATAATATTATTCAATATAAAAAAGCTTCATTATCAAGCATAATGAAGCTTTTTTATATTATTTTTGAATAATTATTTTTTTCATGGAAACAATATCTAATGCACATGATACGAGGTGATAGAGCTTGAATGAAAATTTAAATGGAAATTTAATAATAATTGGAGGAGGAGAAGACAAAGAAGGGAAGAAAGAAATTTTAAAAAGAGTATGTGCCTCAATAGATAAAAACAGTGATATGTTATTAATTGCAACTATTGCAACTGAATATCCTAAAGAGGCAGCTAATAAATATAAGAAAGCTTTTGGAGAATTAAAAGTTAAAAATATAAGAGTATTAGATATCAACGAAAGGATAGATTCTTTTGATGAAGAAAATGTAGAACTTATAAAAAATGCTTCTTTAATATTTTTTACAGGTGGGGACCAATTAAGAATAACAAGTCTGATTGGGGGAAGTCCTATATATTCAGCTTTAAAAGAAGCATGTGCAAAAGGAATATTTATTGTGGGAACATCAGCTGGAGCATCAGTTATGAGTGACACAATGATAGTTGATGGATCTGATGAACAATCTCCGAGAAAATGTACTCTAAAAATGGCTCCCGGTTTAGGTCTTATAAAAGATGTTATAATTGATCAACATTTTGCTCAAAGAGGAAGAATTGGAAGACTATTAACTGGTATTGCAGAGAATCCTGAAGTATTAGGTATAGGAATAGATGAAAATACAGCAATAATAGTTAATCAAGAAGGGAAAGTCGAAGTTATAGGTGAAGGTGCTGTATATTTTATAGATGGAAGTGAAATTACATATACAAATGTATCGGAACTTTATGGTGAAGATATTTTAAGCATGTATAATGTTAAATTACATATTTTGACTAGTAGTAAAAAATTTGATCTTAGAAAAAAGATACCTTTTGAGGAGGATAAATTAAGTAATGAAAGTAGTACAGGAAAGGATATATGAAGGTAAAAATATATATTCGCATAAAAAATGTATAAGAATAGATGTGGACTTAGAAGGATATTGTGAAACTCCAAGTAAAGATATACCTAATTTTAATTTTAATTTATTAAAAATTTTACCAGAATTATACATACATAGGTGTGGAATAGATGAAGAGGGTGGATTTGTTACAAGATTAAAAGAAGGAACATATCTAGCACACATATGTGAACATATAACAATTGCTTTACAAAATAAATTAGGTATAGATGTAGCTTATGGAAAAGCAAGAGAAATACAAGGAGATAGGTATTATATAATATTTCAATATGAATATGCTAAAACTGCTATGGAGTGCTTTAGATTAGCCATTGATTTAATAAATTCTCTTATATCACAATCTCCAATAAATTTTGTGGATAGAATAAATGCAATAAATGAAGTACTAAATTTAGAAGAGATAGGACCTAGTACGAATGCTATTTGTAAAGCTGCAAGAGAATATAATATGCCTATAACTAAGCTCGGAGATAGTGGCTTTTATCAAATTGGTTATGGAAAACAAGGGAAAATAATAGAGGCTACAATATCTGAAAAAACAAGTTGTGTTGCGGTAGATATTTCCTGTGATAAGTTTTTGACAAAACAATTATTAGAAAATCAAAATATTCCTGTGGCATTAGGTGGGAAAGTCTATAATATAATTAATTTATTAAGATTAGCTGAGAATATTGGATATCCAGTAGTTCTAAAACCTCAATATGGTAGTAAAGGAAAAGGAATATATTTAAACATTAAAAATGAAAATGAATTAATTAAATCATACGATAAATTAAAAGATAAATTTAAAGATATATTAATTGAAGAGTATATTGAAGGTAATGACTATAGGGTTTGCATAGTTGATTATAAAGTTGTAGCAGTTTCATTAAGGATTCCTCCTTTTGTAGTTGGAAATGGAAAAGAAACTTTAAAAGAATTAATAGAAGATATAAATACTGATCCTTTGAGAGGAGATGACCATGAAAAACCTTTGACTAAAATAAAAATAGATGAACAATTAATCTCATATATAAATAAAAATAAACTTAAGCTTAGTTATGTTCCTAAAAGTGGAGAGAAAGTATTTTTGAGAGAGAATGCTAATATTTCTACAGGGGGTATAGCTATTGATTATACTGATAAGATTTGTGAAGAAAATATAGATTATTGTGTAAATGCAGCTAAAGCGTTAGGTCTTGATATATGTGGCATAGATTTATGCACAAAGGATATATCAGAAGATATGAAAAAAACAAATGGAGTTGTTATGGAAGTTAATGCAGCTCCAGGAATAAGGATGCATCATTTTCCATCTAAAGGAATAGAAAGAAATGTTGGTAAGTCTATATTAAAGATGATGTATGGAGAAAAGCCTAAAAATATACCTATAATTTCTGTAACTGGTACTAATGGAAAAACAACAACTACTAGATTAATAAATCATGTATTAAGTCAAATGGGCTATAGTGTAGGAATGACATCCACAGATGGAATATATGTTAATAATAAATGTATTCATAAAGGAGATGACTCTGGCTTTAATAGTGCTAAAACTATACTTTTAAATAGAGATGTAGATGTAGCTGTTTTAGAAACAGCTAGAGGCGGGTTAATTAGAAAAGGATTAGCTTATGATATAGCAGATGTAGCTGTGATAACAAATATAACCAATGATCATTTGGGGTTAGATGGAATTAATTCTATGGAAGAATTGAGTTTTGTTAAATCATTAGTAGGAGAAGCTGTAAAAGAAAATGGATTTACTATATTAAATGCTGATGATAAATGGAGTAAATCAATAGTTAATAGAATTAAGGTTAACAAAATATTTTTTTCTAAGTATGCTAATAATGAATTAATACAAAAAAATATAAATGAAGGTGGAATATCTGTATTTATTGAAGATGACAATATTATTGTTGAAAATAATCATAAAAGATATTCAATATGCTCTATAAAAGATGTACCTCTTTCTTATAATGGTTTATTAAAATATAACTTAGAAAATATAATGGCTGCATGTGGTGCGTTAGTAGGCTTAAATGTAGACTATTGTATGA
This region includes:
- a CDS encoding glycosyltransferase family 4 protein, with product MRIGIDGRAAKWYRGTGIGTYTHELIRSLNNIDNNNDYLIFMPKCDSLNNFKNNFSIQNVESSDDYDNFWDEIKVPNILNNSDMEIYHVPQNGIGISKNINCKKVITLHDIIPLRMPETVSDRYLRIFNDELPSILDNCEGIITVSEFSKNDIASEFNFPKENIYVTPLAAEEIYKPLSKCNCKKIINEKYGINDDFILYVGGFSPRKNILGLIDAYSKLPYSTIEKTKLIIVGKKGKSYQIYKDRAEKLGVSSNVIFTGFIPLEDMPIFYNATEVLVYPSFYEGFGLPPLECMACGTPVIVSNVTSLPEVCYESALLIDPYNIDQLSYDIKRVLESSVLKLTMVNKSLKRSSKFSWNKTAYGTINAYNSILSENKTLVK
- a CDS encoding CotS family spore coat protein; this translates as MMREFEIERQFDIKIEIIKANKGVYYLKTNNGERCLKRINYGPQKLLFVYGAKEHLIKNGFSTLDRYYLNTNGEPYALVNEDLYTLSEWLEGRECDFRNIDEVKLAAKTLAYMHEASKGYDPPENSKLKSDLGRWPHLMEKRTKSFYKMKDIIRKKNIKNDFDMIYLKSVEFYRELGKQALEVLNESNYYELCMIAEQEKTFCHHDFTYHNIIIDKNEKPHVIDFDYCKREVRTFDISNFMTKVLKRVDWNMDFAKAIIESYNSVSKLRDDEYKVLYAYLQFPQRYWRLANRYYYNEVNWGQNTFTNKLSSIIDEKDKFLSFLIEFKKEYNIE
- the yabG gene encoding sporulation peptidase YabG, translating into MDIGDIVVRKSYDKDVTFKIIDIKNENGKNVYILKGISIRIIADSLEEDLEEVNDKFVASKDKILNTRVNDAIKKALSVRQDFRKKTSRAPKIKHDNELMFGRPGKILHVDGDSEYMETCLKVYKQLSLDAIGKCISESKQPERIVDLVKEIKPDIVVLTGHDGVLKDSRNYLDLDNYRNSKYYLESIRALRNYNSSYDELVIFAGACQSCYECMLDAGANFASSPSRVLIHCLDPVFVCEKIAYTRIDEIVSIKDVIENTITGIKGVGGLQTRGKYREGYPKSPFI
- a CDS encoding Veg family protein — translated: MEKIKTISSIKKDIEKHVGDKVTLRANGGRKKILVNDGVIDSVYDSIFVIKLKTDTPRTVTYSYSDVLTKTVQLVFPQSI
- a CDS encoding DUF3794 and LysM peptidoglycan-binding domain-containing protein, whose protein sequence is MSQIDAIKESIGFEQLIKESNTDCVLKEEYLIPDTHPDVEKILTVEARPVIISKEFVGDKIVVEGKVEYTVLYLAREEGMVVNSVNYMEKFSSNIDLNQEEHRIVCEIECKVEHIEAAIMNERKISIQGAFELYWEMYKSSEVEFVKDIEGTDDIEVLKKTEKINRISANEEIELVGKSNIRVGMDKPQISKILNCSLWLHKKEIKILEDKIYLSCYCKLNILYKGDESKEIICIEDDVYLSKEEEVKGVNPDMMYSVSYNIQNNDLMLEEDDLGEVRIINNEFIVKANVKVFSRENVDVIKDAYCPNFPIELKKEEYELGAIQGTGNTEIVIKDNIPLNENNLIPEEIISCTGTLLISDKQVENDKIIIEGVLKVDVLYKTNDSDKYLANVKSDIPFNTIMDMQGAENGMKAIIKCNIENLEATIEANTIAIKCSAILCAKVCYEVKKQFICDVAEQEGEMPEKKSSVTIYVVGEEDTLWDLAKKYNTTVNDLIKINNIEDQDDIECGRKLIIPGRAIF
- a CDS encoding cyanophycinase, whose amino-acid sequence is MNENLNGNLIIIGGGEDKEGKKEILKRVCASIDKNSDMLLIATIATEYPKEAANKYKKAFGELKVKNIRVLDINERIDSFDEENVELIKNASLIFFTGGDQLRITSLIGGSPIYSALKEACAKGIFIVGTSAGASVMSDTMIVDGSDEQSPRKCTLKMAPGLGLIKDVIIDQHFAQRGRIGRLLTGIAENPEVLGIGIDENTAIIVNQEGKVEVIGEGAVYFIDGSEITYTNVSELYGEDILSMYNVKLHILTSSKKFDLRKKIPFEEDKLSNESSTGKDI
- the cphA gene encoding cyanophycin synthetase, producing MKVVQERIYEGKNIYSHKKCIRIDVDLEGYCETPSKDIPNFNFNLLKILPELYIHRCGIDEEGGFVTRLKEGTYLAHICEHITIALQNKLGIDVAYGKAREIQGDRYYIIFQYEYAKTAMECFRLAIDLINSLISQSPINFVDRINAINEVLNLEEIGPSTNAICKAAREYNMPITKLGDSGFYQIGYGKQGKIIEATISEKTSCVAVDISCDKFLTKQLLENQNIPVALGGKVYNIINLLRLAENIGYPVVLKPQYGSKGKGIYLNIKNENELIKSYDKLKDKFKDILIEEYIEGNDYRVCIVDYKVVAVSLRIPPFVVGNGKETLKELIEDINTDPLRGDDHEKPLTKIKIDEQLISYINKNKLKLSYVPKSGEKVFLRENANISTGGIAIDYTDKICEENIDYCVNAAKALGLDICGIDLCTKDISEDMKKTNGVVMEVNAAPGIRMHHFPSKGIERNVGKSILKMMYGEKPKNIPIISVTGTNGKTTTTRLINHVLSQMGYSVGMTSTDGIYVNNKCIHKGDDSGFNSAKTILLNRDVDVAVLETARGGLIRKGLAYDIADVAVITNITNDHLGLDGINSMEELSFVKSLVGEAVKENGFTILNADDKWSKSIVNRIKVNKIFFSKYANNELIQKNINEGGISVFIEDDNIIVENNHKRYSICSIKDVPLSYNGLLKYNLENIMAACGALVGLNVDYCMISKGIMSFNLDRNKGRFNIYEVDGRKIILDYGHNIEGYNAVLSSLSKINGENDLIGVVGIPGDRCDDIAIKIGEICSNILDKIIIKEDKDRRGRNKGEIASLIKDGILRKNKNAKLNICLDEIKALEKALSLSKKGDTIIVFFEDLESIVEFINNKKTSNSLNLRLSNL